The Paenibacillus tianjinensis genome has a window encoding:
- a CDS encoding YdcF family protein, whose translation MIYLIKFAYSFILPPGLFVVLLAALAIWLWRSSRRQAMVLSAVTLLLYLSMTPWVGDALIRSLENNYEQPARITGDVIVVLGGGATSGTPDIDGEGNLLGSAANRLLTGVRLYRLNGLPVLYSGGQVFSDSGNEADTAKRQLLGLGIPEEDIIPENQSLNTEQNAVNTAVLMKELGLRQPILVTSAFHMSRAMAQFHEAGLDPLAYPTDYTASRGTALYPGKFAPSGSALQSTGLALKEYLGLLAARF comes from the coding sequence CTGATTTATCTTATTAAATTTGCGTACAGCTTCATTCTGCCGCCGGGGCTATTCGTCGTACTGTTGGCTGCACTGGCCATTTGGCTGTGGCGCAGCAGCCGACGTCAGGCCATGGTGTTGTCAGCCGTTACGCTGCTGCTCTATCTCTCGATGACTCCTTGGGTAGGCGACGCACTGATCCGCAGCCTGGAGAATAATTACGAGCAGCCAGCCCGAATTACCGGCGATGTTATTGTAGTGCTGGGCGGAGGCGCAACCTCCGGCACTCCCGATATTGACGGTGAAGGCAATCTGCTGGGTTCAGCAGCTAACCGTCTGCTCACCGGAGTTCGGCTGTACCGCTTAAACGGGCTTCCGGTCCTATACTCCGGCGGACAGGTGTTCAGCGACAGCGGCAACGAGGCTGATACCGCAAAACGGCAATTGCTTGGCCTCGGGATTCCGGAAGAAGACATTATACCGGAGAACCAGTCGCTTAACACGGAACAGAATGCCGTGAATACCGCTGTACTCATGAAGGAACTGGGGCTCCGCCAGCCTATTCTGGTGACATCCGCCTTTCATATGTCCCGGGCGATGGCACAGTTCCATGAGGCCGGACTGGATCCGCTGGCGTATCCGACAGACTATACTGCCAGCCGGGGTACGGCACTGTATCCCGGGAAGTTCGCCCCTTCAGGGAGTGCGCTCCAAAGTACCGGACTGGCACTGAAAGAATACTTGGGACTTTTAGCGGCCCGGTTTTAA
- a CDS encoding transposase, with protein sequence MSGTRKSYNDEFKKQTVKYIQEQTKTVAELAQELDIPAKTLHQWLGKYRQFQSEPVSSPEKVKELERQLKERDRQLADLAEEMEILKKAVHIFSNPKN encoded by the coding sequence ATGAGTGGAACACGAAAAAGCTATAACGACGAGTTTAAAAAGCAGACGGTAAAGTATATCCAAGAGCAGACCAAGACGGTGGCGGAACTGGCCCAGGAGCTCGATATCCCTGCAAAAACCCTACATCAATGGCTAGGAAAATACCGGCAGTTTCAGAGTGAGCCTGTGTCCAGTCCGGAAAAGGTTAAAGAGCTCGAGCGCCAGCTGAAAGAACGAGATCGGCAACTGGCCGACTTGGCCGAGGAAATGGAAATTTTAAAAAAAGCAGTGCACATCTTCAGCAATCCAAAGAACTGA
- a CDS encoding IS256 family transposase codes for MTILPENMLNNLFENLVTQFVKDNLESIMKAEIQQFMTSDEAGNHNSRNGYYTRDLHTKYGNVEDLAVPRDRQGAFQTQLFEPYQRRDGWLEEAVIQMYKSGMGTRDVARFIESMFGSHYSPTTVSNITATVLDDIHQWQKRPLNKRYSVIYLDGLYVKLKRSTVSGEVVYFAMGIDEEGHRQILGFYVGGQESANGWREVLKDLYNRGVQEVLLGVFDGLPGLDAAFRETYPKADVQHCIVHKVRSTFPKIRVQHKTEVIEDLKTIYTAADHDLARAAFDTVKAKWGKLYPKEMRSWEEQLPTLLTFYKYPVLIKEAIYTSNPIERMNKEIRKRLKPMNSLTNMDAAEKIVYLDVIDYNERFSERVIRGFGDLEVKKKLNEMFEERYPAQAEPEK; via the coding sequence ATGACTATTCTACCCGAAAACATGTTAAATAATCTATTTGAAAATCTTGTCACCCAGTTTGTAAAAGATAATCTGGAGTCCATTATGAAAGCGGAAATCCAGCAATTCATGACCAGTGATGAGGCAGGGAATCACAACAGCCGTAACGGATACTACACCCGGGATCTGCACACGAAATACGGTAATGTTGAGGATCTGGCCGTTCCTAGGGACCGTCAGGGAGCTTTCCAAACGCAGTTGTTCGAGCCCTACCAGCGGCGGGACGGATGGCTGGAGGAGGCCGTCATCCAGATGTACAAAAGTGGCATGGGAACGCGAGATGTGGCCCGGTTCATTGAAAGTATGTTCGGCAGCCACTACTCACCCACCACCGTCAGCAACATTACAGCTACGGTACTTGACGACATTCATCAGTGGCAGAAACGCCCGTTAAACAAACGCTACTCCGTGATCTACCTGGACGGCCTATATGTGAAGCTCAAGCGCAGCACCGTGAGCGGAGAAGTCGTTTATTTCGCCATGGGTATCGACGAAGAGGGTCACCGGCAGATCCTTGGCTTTTACGTAGGCGGCCAGGAGAGCGCAAACGGCTGGCGTGAGGTGCTGAAAGACCTTTACAACCGTGGTGTCCAGGAAGTCTTGCTGGGCGTATTTGATGGGCTGCCGGGACTCGATGCAGCGTTTCGTGAAACCTATCCGAAGGCGGATGTGCAGCATTGTATCGTCCACAAAGTGCGTTCGACCTTTCCGAAAATTCGAGTTCAGCACAAAACGGAAGTCATTGAAGATCTGAAGACCATCTACACGGCTGCAGACCATGATCTGGCCCGGGCTGCGTTTGACACGGTGAAGGCCAAATGGGGCAAGCTCTACCCGAAAGAAATGCGGTCCTGGGAAGAACAGTTACCGACGCTGCTGACCTTTTACAAGTATCCCGTGCTCATAAAAGAAGCCATCTACACATCCAATCCGATTGAACGAATGAACAAGGAAATTCGAAAACGCCTGAAGCCGATGAACAGCCTCACGAATATGGATGCGGCAGAGAAAATTGTCTACCTGGACGTCATCGATTACAACGAACGTTTTAGCGAACGGGTCATTCGCGGCTTCGGCGATCTGGAAGTAAAGAAGAAACTAAATGAGATGTTTGAAGAGCGATATCCAGCGCAGGCAGAGCCAGAGAAGTAA
- a CDS encoding DUF4180 domain-containing protein, whose translation MSINNAILGLLSSRPLSGYDLKKLIQESTFMYWSGNNNQIYKALVELLNEGYVTNEVKHQESSPSKKIYTITAAGQQELRRWVLSSPEQPEVRKTFLIQLAWCNGLETDEILRLLDGYEQEIRSLIQLEQGKAAKGGVAPDRSPREALIWRMIDANILSTYTSELQWIREVREAIIHEEEADVMNIQVITKEDEQYIAFRSSDLMLSTEQDILDLVGVCMEHNIYKVLLHEEVLSDDFYNLRTGLAGTALQKFINYRITAAAIINRDQAGKGRFKELLAELSQGNTFRVFALEADAEAWLLQV comes from the coding sequence ATGTCGATTAACAATGCCATATTAGGCCTCCTGAGCAGCAGGCCGTTAAGCGGCTATGACTTGAAGAAACTTATCCAGGAATCCACGTTCATGTACTGGTCGGGCAACAATAACCAGATTTACAAAGCGCTGGTAGAGCTGTTGAACGAGGGGTATGTAACGAATGAAGTCAAGCATCAGGAGAGCTCGCCTTCTAAGAAGATCTATACAATTACCGCTGCAGGGCAGCAGGAGCTCAGACGCTGGGTGCTGTCCTCCCCGGAGCAGCCGGAAGTCCGGAAGACCTTTCTTATCCAGCTGGCCTGGTGTAACGGGCTGGAGACAGACGAAATCCTGCGGTTGCTTGACGGCTACGAGCAGGAAATCCGCTCACTGATTCAATTGGAGCAGGGGAAGGCGGCAAAGGGGGGGGTTGCACCGGACAGAAGCCCGCGGGAAGCACTGATCTGGAGGATGATCGATGCCAATATCCTCTCGACCTACACCAGCGAGCTGCAATGGATTCGCGAGGTACGTGAGGCCATTATTCATGAGGAGGAAGCGGATGTTATGAATATTCAAGTGATTACCAAAGAAGACGAGCAGTACATCGCCTTCAGGTCATCAGACCTTATGCTCAGCACGGAACAGGATATTCTGGATCTGGTTGGCGTCTGCATGGAGCACAATATTTATAAGGTGCTGCTTCATGAAGAGGTGCTGTCGGATGACTTTTACAATCTGCGGACGGGTCTGGCCGGAACGGCACTGCAAAAATTTATCAACTATCGGATCACAGCAGCTGCTATTATTAACAGGGATCAGGCGGGCAAGGGGAGGTTCAAAGAGCTGCTGGCAGAGTTGAGCCAAGGTAATACCTTCAGAGTGTTCGCGCTGGAAGCTGATGCGGAAGCATGGCTGCTGCAAGTGTGA
- a CDS encoding LamG-like jellyroll fold domain-containing protein — protein sequence MNKTTGKLTASLLALLLLVPSQVMGASGTVNEPGKTGQLTQTTVSDYKGHWAEADFQSWVENGLITGYGKGVYKPDQNITRAEWVSLVNRVFNLQSLSGSSFSDVAEGSAYYTEIMKAVSAGYVSGYSDGTFRPAQSVSRQEAAVMLYRLFQLDASSAAAAPKDAAELPEWSREAVLSLLGDGFLSGYEDGSFKGLRSVTRAEALRMISKLSGQIILKSGSYNALNTSNVVIGAAGVELKNTSITGNLYLTEGIAEGDITLDNVKVAGKIVVTGGGENSVVLNNSTAAVLVAAKKNGKLRIAAKGSSAVADVKVQSGVKLEEDAVATGAGFGKVTVEQTLPKAAVVQLSGSFDSVIMNALGEPTLYLSKGRISEMTLNLKAGLRLEAGTEIINLIPNVSEAVNIQGSGKVTFDQKYSSLIKLETPAPTATATATVSSGGGTTASPEPTSTATPTATATPVPTSTATPAPTATATPAPSPVATAPAFSNVSVHDPSVVKNGDTYYVFGSHIEAAKTKDLMNWSTFTNGYTTPDNMLFGDLSANLAESFAWAGENDSDSKGGFSVWAPDVFWNADYVNKDGSKGAYMMYYCTSSTYIRSAIGYAVSQTIEGPYVYGGTVIYSGFTAGEAYDANSKVNKKWTNTNIQALIDNGTLDGMNPAWFNTNGTYNNKMYTNAIDPTLFYDEDGKLWMTYGSWSGGIFVLEVDPATGEPKYPGKDGTTADGRIIDRYFGTKISGGNFKSGEGPYIVYDKNTDYYYLYVTYGGLASDGGYNMRLFRSANPDGPYKDATGQNAVLETDEDHSAIGNKLLGNFMFSNLNGVADFPTYGYVSSGHNSVYYNEEEGKLFNFFHTRFPLRGETHEVRVHQMFMNEDAWPVVAPHRYSGETLSKVGRADVVGAYQFVNHGEDTSAKIKSTVDVELLEDGTLGGAVSGTWELTGDYYAHLLINETDNGSTVQRLYKGVFVKQWDSTRKDNVMVFTAMSDQDVAVWGSAIELLSDEELVVNVANSLTLGDTSKVYRDLKLPVSGVHGAVITWASSNEAVVAADGKVTRPAAGSGKASVQLTATIKLGEAAVTKTFTVVVVQLSGTQLEDGLVAAYDFEGNLAENGDRLAAATVTGKLINTTDGKVSYVEGENGQAVKLDGSSGVRLPDGLISSNAYTISLWLNPEQLTAYTPAFFGAQSSSNWISLLPYGNGAATTRMWFGSDTWLDADAGLQIPAGKWSHITFTYDAGAVKLYVNGVLKYSGTSFTDVFKGTDGVFALGVNYWDIPYKGLIDQFRVYEKALTPEAVGWLVNGEPDANVKVTSISFADTEKSVATGNTFTSQPAILPGNAGNQALAWTSSAPEFAEVDPVTGVVTAKAVGEAVITAASTDGSNVTGSYTVKVTDGLVAVFSFDGDLKESHQLTGEGRVTGSLIDSTTVGSITYGTGISGQAALLDGMSGIRLPDGLINSNSYSVSMWLNPEQLTNFTTAFFGASSNSSWISLVPQLADKETVLWANAAYRATAGIKIAENQWTHVVFTVYNGAVKLYINGEEKFSGTDFPNIFKNNNGIFTLGVNYWDTPYKGLIDELKIYNNVLTPEKVKAEYQQYGK from the coding sequence TTGAACAAAACAACTGGCAAGCTAACCGCTTCGCTCCTTGCGCTGCTGCTGCTCGTACCTTCTCAGGTGATGGGGGCTTCCGGGACGGTGAACGAACCCGGCAAGACGGGACAGCTTACCCAAACCACGGTGTCTGACTATAAGGGACACTGGGCAGAGGCTGATTTTCAGTCATGGGTAGAGAACGGGCTAATCACGGGTTATGGGAAAGGCGTGTATAAACCGGATCAGAATATCACCCGCGCAGAGTGGGTTTCACTGGTCAACAGAGTGTTCAATCTGCAGTCCCTAAGCGGGAGCAGTTTTAGTGATGTTGCTGAAGGCAGTGCTTATTATACGGAGATTATGAAAGCGGTCTCTGCCGGATATGTGTCGGGATACAGCGACGGTACATTTCGTCCGGCCCAGAGCGTAAGCCGCCAGGAAGCAGCTGTAATGCTGTACCGGCTGTTTCAGTTAGATGCTTCTTCGGCTGCTGCCGCACCTAAAGATGCTGCGGAGCTTCCGGAGTGGAGCAGGGAAGCTGTGCTTTCCTTGCTTGGCGACGGCTTCCTCAGCGGTTACGAAGATGGCAGCTTTAAAGGCTTGCGTTCAGTAACCAGAGCAGAAGCACTGCGAATGATCAGTAAGCTGTCCGGACAAATCATTCTAAAAAGCGGCAGCTATAACGCTCTAAATACCTCTAACGTGGTTATCGGGGCTGCCGGAGTAGAGCTCAAGAACACCAGCATTACGGGCAATCTGTATCTCACTGAGGGTATTGCTGAAGGTGATATTACACTTGATAATGTTAAGGTTGCGGGCAAAATCGTGGTGACCGGCGGCGGGGAAAACAGCGTCGTCCTGAACAATTCAACGGCTGCTGTCTTAGTGGCAGCTAAGAAGAATGGAAAGCTGCGTATTGCGGCAAAAGGCAGCAGTGCTGTAGCAGATGTAAAGGTTCAGTCGGGTGTGAAGCTTGAAGAGGATGCTGTGGCAACCGGGGCAGGCTTCGGTAAAGTCACAGTGGAACAGACACTGCCTAAGGCTGCAGTCGTTCAACTGAGCGGCAGCTTCGACTCGGTAATCATGAACGCACTCGGCGAGCCAACATTGTACTTAAGCAAAGGCAGAATCTCTGAAATGACGCTGAACCTCAAAGCGGGGCTCCGCTTGGAAGCCGGAACAGAAATCATCAATCTGATTCCAAATGTGAGCGAAGCTGTTAATATTCAAGGCAGCGGAAAGGTGACATTTGACCAGAAGTACAGCTCCCTGATTAAGCTGGAGACACCGGCACCAACGGCAACAGCTACAGCTACAGTAAGCAGCGGCGGCGGAACTACAGCATCACCGGAACCGACATCAACAGCCACACCGACAGCTACGGCTACGCCGGTACCGACATCAACGGCCACACCGGCACCGACGGCTACGGCTACGCCGGCCCCTTCACCGGTGGCGACTGCGCCGGCGTTCAGCAACGTATCCGTGCATGACCCGTCGGTTGTAAAGAACGGCGATACCTATTATGTCTTTGGTTCACATATTGAGGCAGCCAAAACTAAGGATCTGATGAACTGGAGCACCTTCACCAACGGCTATACGACGCCGGACAACATGCTCTTCGGTGATCTGTCCGCGAATCTGGCAGAATCCTTCGCCTGGGCCGGGGAGAATGATTCGGACAGCAAAGGCGGCTTCTCCGTCTGGGCACCTGATGTGTTCTGGAATGCGGATTATGTGAACAAGGATGGAAGCAAAGGCGCTTATATGATGTATTACTGCACCTCTTCCACCTACATCCGCTCTGCTATTGGCTATGCCGTTTCGCAGACTATTGAAGGTCCTTACGTCTACGGCGGAACTGTAATATATTCCGGATTCACCGCAGGTGAAGCCTATGATGCCAACAGTAAGGTCAACAAGAAGTGGACCAATACGAACATTCAGGCGCTGATTGACAACGGGACGCTGGATGGCATGAATCCGGCCTGGTTCAATACGAACGGAACGTACAACAATAAAATGTACACCAATGCGATTGATCCAACCCTGTTCTATGACGAGGACGGCAAGCTGTGGATGACCTATGGATCTTGGTCAGGCGGGATTTTTGTGCTGGAAGTAGATCCTGCGACCGGCGAACCGAAGTATCCGGGAAAAGACGGCACGACGGCAGACGGCAGAATCATTGACCGTTATTTTGGAACGAAAATTTCCGGCGGTAATTTCAAATCAGGCGAAGGCCCGTATATAGTCTATGATAAAAATACTGACTATTACTATCTGTATGTGACTTACGGCGGACTTGCATCGGACGGCGGTTACAATATGCGGCTGTTCCGTTCCGCGAATCCGGACGGTCCATATAAGGATGCTACAGGCCAAAATGCTGTACTGGAGACCGATGAAGATCATTCAGCCATTGGCAATAAACTGCTGGGGAACTTCATGTTCAGCAATCTGAACGGAGTGGCTGATTTCCCTACGTACGGCTATGTATCCTCAGGCCATAATTCAGTCTATTATAACGAGGAAGAGGGCAAGCTCTTTAATTTCTTCCATACGAGATTCCCGCTGCGCGGCGAAACCCATGAGGTGCGGGTGCACCAGATGTTCATGAATGAAGATGCCTGGCCGGTTGTCGCACCTCACCGTTATTCCGGCGAGACGCTGTCTAAGGTTGGGCGTGCCGATGTGGTCGGTGCGTATCAGTTTGTCAATCACGGCGAGGATACCTCAGCTAAGATTAAATCCACAGTTGACGTTGAACTGCTTGAAGACGGTACCCTTGGCGGAGCGGTTAGCGGAACTTGGGAACTTACAGGTGATTATTACGCCCATCTGCTGATCAACGAAACGGACAATGGCAGCACTGTACAGAGACTTTACAAAGGTGTATTTGTGAAGCAATGGGATTCTACCCGGAAAGACAATGTTATGGTCTTTACGGCAATGTCCGACCAGGACGTAGCGGTCTGGGGCAGTGCCATAGAGCTGCTCAGCGATGAAGAACTGGTTGTTAATGTGGCGAATAGCCTAACTCTGGGCGATACAAGCAAGGTCTACCGGGATCTGAAACTGCCGGTTTCCGGTGTACATGGAGCGGTTATCACTTGGGCTTCTTCCAATGAAGCTGTAGTTGCAGCAGACGGGAAAGTAACACGCCCTGCAGCAGGCAGCGGAAAAGCATCGGTGCAGCTTACAGCCACTATCAAGCTTGGTGAAGCGGCGGTAACCAAGACCTTTACAGTGGTTGTAGTGCAGCTAAGCGGCACTCAGCTCGAAGACGGTTTGGTTGCAGCATATGATTTTGAAGGCAATCTGGCAGAGAACGGTGACCGCCTGGCTGCAGCTACTGTCACAGGCAAGCTGATTAACACCACTGATGGAAAAGTAAGCTATGTGGAGGGGGAAAACGGCCAGGCCGTTAAGCTGGATGGCAGCTCCGGTGTCCGCCTGCCGGACGGACTGATCAGCAGCAACGCGTATACAATCAGCCTATGGCTGAATCCAGAACAGCTTACAGCCTATACACCGGCATTTTTCGGTGCCCAATCTTCAAGCAACTGGATAAGCCTTCTGCCATACGGTAATGGTGCAGCCACCACGCGGATGTGGTTCGGTAGTGATACCTGGCTTGACGCGGATGCCGGTCTGCAGATTCCAGCCGGTAAGTGGTCACATATCACGTTCACTTATGATGCCGGAGCAGTCAAGCTGTATGTGAACGGAGTGCTTAAATATTCGGGCACATCCTTTACAGATGTCTTCAAAGGAACGGATGGTGTGTTTGCACTTGGCGTCAATTATTGGGATATCCCTTATAAAGGTCTGATCGATCAGTTCCGGGTATATGAGAAAGCGCTGACTCCGGAAGCCGTCGGATGGCTTGTGAACGGTGAACCTGATGCGAATGTTAAGGTGACTTCCATTTCATTTGCCGATACCGAGAAAAGTGTAGCCACAGGCAATACCTTTACTTCGCAGCCTGCGATCCTTCCGGGGAATGCCGGAAATCAAGCTCTGGCATGGACCTCAAGTGCACCTGAATTTGCAGAAGTTGATCCAGTAACAGGCGTGGTGACCGCTAAGGCAGTCGGTGAAGCGGTAATCACCGCAGCTTCCACAGATGGAAGTAATGTAACTGGCAGCTATACAGTAAAGGTAACGGACGGGCTTGTCGCCGTATTCTCTTTTGACGGGGACTTGAAGGAATCCCATCAGCTCACCGGTGAAGGCAGAGTAACGGGTTCGCTTATCGACAGTACTACTGTTGGAAGTATCACCTACGGCACTGGTATTTCGGGTCAAGCCGCATTATTGGACGGCATGTCCGGAATCCGCCTGCCTGACGGCTTGATCAACAGCAATAGCTATTCCGTTTCCATGTGGCTAAATCCCGAGCAGCTGACCAACTTTACGACAGCCTTCTTTGGGGCAAGCTCGAATAGCAGCTGGATCAGTCTTGTTCCGCAGCTCGCCGACAAAGAAACAGTGCTATGGGCGAATGCGGCCTACCGGGCAACAGCCGGAATCAAAATTGCTGAAAATCAATGGACGCATGTAGTTTTTACAGTCTATAACGGAGCGGTCAAGCTGTATATCAACGGCGAAGAAAAGTTTTCAGGCACCGACTTCCCAAATATTTTCAAGAATAATAATGGGATCTTCACGTTGGGTGTGAATTACTGGGATACTCCTTATAAAGGTTTGATCGACGAGTTGAAGATCTATAACAATGTACTAACGCCGGAAAAAGTGAAGGCGGAATATCAGCAGTATGGTAAGTAG
- a CDS encoding GNAT family N-acetyltransferase: MDIQIRELSHLEQARSIEIDSSFTIDSMLNLTINGGQIGYTITELAGYRKSYEEISAGDYAEYIGNPKKKCFLAYAGEVIVGQILLKENWNKYGFVDCLKVDNEYRGFGIGRQLIRQARLWAEAGGMPGLMLETQNNNVRACQFYESCGFVIGGFDYLLYKGLHPQTKEAAIYWYLIFE; this comes from the coding sequence ATGGACATTCAGATCAGGGAACTGAGCCACTTGGAGCAAGCACGGAGCATAGAAATCGACAGCAGTTTTACCATTGATTCCATGCTGAACTTAACTATTAACGGTGGGCAGATTGGATATACAATTACTGAGCTGGCCGGTTACCGGAAAAGTTATGAAGAAATATCTGCCGGCGATTACGCGGAATATATCGGAAACCCAAAGAAGAAGTGTTTTTTGGCTTATGCGGGGGAAGTCATCGTAGGGCAGATTTTGTTAAAAGAGAACTGGAACAAATACGGCTTTGTAGATTGTCTGAAAGTAGACAACGAATATAGGGGATTCGGCATCGGCCGGCAGCTGATCAGGCAGGCCAGGCTCTGGGCGGAGGCGGGCGGCATGCCGGGCCTCATGTTAGAAACGCAAAACAATAACGTCAGGGCATGCCAATTCTATGAAAGCTGCGGTTTTGTGATCGGCGGATTTGATTATCTTCTCTACAAGGGTTTGCATCCCCAGACGAAGGAAGCCGCAATTTACTGGTATCTGATATTTGAATAG